Part of the Longimicrobium sp. genome, GCCCTCCATCACCAGCTCCCGTTCGATGGTGATTCCCGGGAGCGCAAGGGCGTCGCAATCCTCGCAATCCTGCTGATAGCTGCGCGCCTGCCGCAGGCGCACCGTCACGCTATCCAGCGGCCAGCCCTTGCGGTCGGCGTACATCCGCACCGTCATCGCCGTGCACGCGCCGATGGACCCCAGGATCATGTCGTACGGCGTGGGGCCGGCATCGCCCCCGCCCAGGCTGGCGGGCTCGTCGACGACGACGCTCTTTCCGCCGACCTCGATCTCCGTGCGATAGTGCTCCCGCCCGATGCGGGCGACCACGTCGTTGCTCGCCACGTTCTGCATCCCTGGTGTGTGGATCAGCCTTCCTCGCCGCCCGCGGCCTCGCCGATGCGGCGGAACTCGTCGTCCGACAGCTCGACGGCGGCCGAGGCGACGTTCTCGTCCAGGTGAGCGACCTTGGAGGTGCCCGGGATGGGGAGCATCACCGGCGAGCGCCGCAGCAGCCAGGCCAGCGCCACCTGCGACGCGGCCACGCCCCGCCGGCGCGCCGCCTCTGCCAAAGGGCCACCCTCTTCCGCCAGCTTGCCGACCGCCAGCGGGTACCAGGGAATGAAGCCGATCCCCTCGCGCTCGCAGTGCTCCAGCACGCTCTCCCACTCGCGGTCCGCCACGTTGTAGCGGTTCTGCACCGTGGCGATGGGCACCTCGCGCCGC contains:
- a CDS encoding OsmC family protein; the protein is MQNVASNDVVARIGREHYRTEIEVGGKSVVVDEPASLGGGDAGPTPYDMILGSIGACTAMTVRMYADRKGWPLDSVTVRLRQARSYQQDCEDCDALALPGITIERELVMEGALDDEQRERLAQIADRCPVKQALERGVHVQPAQPA